The Argopecten irradians isolate NY chromosome 4, Ai_NY, whole genome shotgun sequence genome has a window encoding:
- the LOC138321551 gene encoding ubiquitin-ribosomal protein eL40 fusion protein-like: MADMIQLFVRSGTNRNTIIEVHKDASVEDLMRKIYNWNKIDMESQRVIFEAKELQMTKDGRKMYLSDYNLRDRLQLNVVFHPPRSQTVEDPRLEILKSAPRKTIAGLYACPSIRACPKCGSLIKHTSGGKHMVCVCGQKFCFICLIKPGTDGKYRCGAYNSHCTIAPIQINIGNMDEDNGEDEQGGGWRCTLM, translated from the exons ATGGCCGATATGATTCAACTTTTTGTAAGATCGGGAACCAACAGGAACACAATTATTGAAGTACACAAA gACGCGTCGGTGGAGGATCTAATGCGAAAAATTTACAATTGGAATAAAATAGACATGGAAAGCCAACGTGTCATTTTCGAAG cCAAAGAATTGCAGATGACTAAAGACGGGAGGAAGATGTATCTGTCTGATTATAACTTGCGAGACAGATTGCAGTTGAATGTAGTGTTTCACCCTCCGAGATCGCAAACTGTTGAAGATCCGAGACTGGAGATCCTGAAATCGGCTCCAAGAAAAACTATAGCCGGTCTATACGCTTGTCCTTCAATCCGAGCCTGTCCAAAGTGCGGATCGCTGATTAAACATACAAGTGGCGGTAAGCACATGGTTTGTGTATGTGGCCAGAAATTCTGCTTCATTTGTCTCATCAAACCTGGAACTGATGGTAAATATCGCTGTGGAGCCTACAATAGTCATTGCACAATCGCTCCTATCCAAATAAATATTGGCAACATGGATGAGGATAACGGCGAGGACGAACAGGGAGGCGGCTGGAGATGTACTTTAATGTAG